The following proteins come from a genomic window of Bactrocera tryoni isolate S06 chromosome 1, CSIRO_BtryS06_freeze2, whole genome shotgun sequence:
- the LOC120766200 gene encoding translation initiation factor IF-2, mitochondrial has product MFLRKFACTVARSHYCNTRHFRLAAGRQLPISLTCTSITKTGIQNATRRNFYTCDLLCKRRKTGEEKKSDRIIEYSPKKKKGGAKLEGVVDIWRHISVQELAQCLNRPLEDVQEVMLYVKGADNIEPQARLDDLKIIQEIVNKCGVKTRIVSAPEVEVEDSGDLGKHHDVSPRPPAPAELLKPRPPVVTVMGHVDHGKTTLLDSLRGAAVAAGEAGGITQHIGAFTVKLSNGEQVTFLDTPGHAAFSAMRARGAHVTDIIVLVVAAEDGVMAQTREVIQLALNENVPIIVAINKIDKPEADIDKTKRDLMQMGLVLEDQGGDIQAIPISALKGTNLELLTEAVSTQATIMGLKADPAGLIEGVVVESKTDPHRGKLSTAIVTRGTLRKGAVLVSGLAHAKVRGLFDHNGKPMTQAPPGTPVEILGWRELPLAGDIILEVETEKKAHSVLRWREHEAKHHKAEEAVDEIRKKEEEHLAKYRAERDARRLAGKFRMRYGPREKENIEHDDVPRVSIIIKGDVHGSVEALLDVFDTYTNNERCRLDVVHYGVGNVSEGDIELAKAFNAIVYGFSVPAPTNAPKDVTIRCYDVIYRLIDDLKKEISSKLPPVEVEEIVGEANVLQQFFINEGRKEVPVAGCRCVKGVLKKAHKFRLVRDDEVLYEGQLESMRHLKNEVDSIKKDVECGLRFKDTKVVPQAGDTIVCFTTRMEEQQTDWDPGF; this is encoded by the exons ATGTTTTTGCGTAAGTTTGCAtg TACAGTAGCGCGCAGCCACTATTGCAACACGAGGCATTTTAGATTGGCTGCAGGGCGACAGCTTCCAATTAGTTTAACATGCACTAGCATAACAAAAACAGGCATTCAAAATGCGACACGAAGGAATTTTTACACCTGTGATTTGCTGTGCAAGCGCCGAAAAACAGGGGAGGAGAAG AAATCTGATCGCATCATAGAATATTCGCCCAAAAAGAAGAAAGGTGGCGCAAAGTTAGAAGGTGTGGTGGATATTTGGCGTCACATTTCTGTTCAAGAACTAGCACAGTGTCTAAACCGTCCTTTAG AGGATGTACAGGAGGTGATGTTATACGTGAAGGGTGCTGACAATATCGAACCACAAGCACGTCTGGATGATCTCAAAATCATACAAGAAATAGTTAATAAATGTGGTGTTAAGACACGCATTGTCTCTGCACCAGAGGTGGAGGTGGAAGACTCAGGTGATTTGGGTAAACACCATGATGTGTCGCCACGCCCACCAGCTCCAGCGGAACTTTTGAAACCACGTCCACCAGTCGTAACTGTTATGGGACATGTTGATCATGGCAAAACAACACTATTGGATTCATTACGTGGTGCAGCCGTGGCCGCTGGTGAAGCCGGTGGTATAACACAACATATTGGTGCTTTCACAGTGAAACTTAGTAATGGTGAACAGGTGACTTTCCTCGACACACCTGGTCATGCGGCGTTTAGTGCAATGCGTGCGCGTGGAGCACATGTCACAGACATTATTGTGCTTGTAGTGGCTGCCGAGGACGGCGTTATGGCGCAGACCCGTGAAGTCATCCAGCTTGCGTTGAATGAGAATG TACCTATTATTGTGGCCATTAATAAAATCGATAAACCCGAAGCAGACATT GATAAAACCAAACGTGATTTAATGCAAATGGGCTTGGTGCTAGAGGATCAGGGTGGCGACATACAAGCCATACCAATTTCAGCTTTGAAAGGTACCAACTTAGAACTTTTAACGGAGGCTGTGAGTACGCAGGCGACTATTATGGGTCTCAAAGCAGATCCTGCTGGACTAATTGAAGGTGTTGTTGTCGAGTCGAAGACCGATCCACATAGAGG AAAGCTCTCCACCGCGATTGTTACACGCGGCACTCTACGGAAAGGCGCTGTGCTGGTGAGTGGCTTGGCGCATGCCAAAGTGCGAGGACTCTTCGATCATAACGGCAAGCCAATGACGCAAGCACCACCCGGTACGCCAGTCGAAATATTGGGTTGGCGCGAGCTGCCACTAGCTGGTGATATTATACTTGAGGTGGAAACCGAG AAAAAGGCGCATTCCGTGTTGCGTTGGCGTGAACATGAAGCCAAACATCACAAAGCGGAAGAGGCTGTTGACGAGATTCGCAAAAAGGAGGAGGAACATTTGGCCAAATATCGCGCTGAGCGTGATGCGCGTCGTTTGGCCGGCAAATTTCGTATGCGTTACGGACCGcgcgaaaaagaaaatatcgaGCATGATGATGTGCCGCGCGTTAGTATTATTATCAAAGGTGACGTGCACGGTTCGGTAGAGGCTCTACTCGATGTCTTCGATACCTACACCAACAATGAACGTTGTAGGCTCGATGTGGTGCACTACGGTGTGGGAAATGTCTCGGAGGGCGATATTGAATTGGCCAAAGCATTTAATGCGATAGTCTATGGATTTTCAGTGCCTGCACCAACGAATGCGCCTAAGGACGTGACAATACGTTGTTACGATGTCATTTATCGTCTTATCGACGATCTGAAAAAAGAAATTAGCAGCAAACTTCCCCCGGTGGAAGTGGAAGAGATTGTGGGCGAGGCGAATGTGCTGCAGCAATTCTTCATCAATGAGGGCCGTAAAGAAGTGCCCGTTGCGGGTTGCCGTTGTGTCAAGGGTGTACTGAAGAAGGCACACAAATTCCGTTTAGTGCGCGATGACGAGGTTTTATACGAGG GTCAATTGGAGTCTATGCGCCATTTGAAAAACGAAGTGGATTCCATAAAAAAGGATGTGGAGTGTGGTTTACGTTTCAAGGATACCAAAGTGGTGCCGCAAGCGGGCGATACCATTGTATGCTTCACAACGCGCATGGAAGAGCAGCAAACAGATTGGGATCCTGGATTTTAA